DNA from Elaeis guineensis isolate ETL-2024a chromosome 2, EG11, whole genome shotgun sequence:
TTGGCCTCCTTTTATAGCAATGCATTTTGATGGAGCTTTATAAACCGATTCGTCAGTGGTTCCATCTGTCCTTCATGTCTTATTTTCTAAATTTGTTGTTAGATTTATACTAGATTGGTATGACTCATCTACTTTAtccaaaacaaaaaacaaaaaaacaaaaaacaaagagGGTCATATGAACTCAAACCTACTTTTTTCACAACTTCATAATGACAAGTGGATCATAGCAGCATATTCAACTTTGCAAACAACGAATGCATGGCATTTTCGCTGCCTTTGCATGCTTTGTTGCACTTCCAATTTTCACAAACATGGGGTAAGAGCAGAATTCGAACCATCCTCGGGAGATGATTGACAACAGCCAGCAACTAGATACCATTGCCTTGCAAAAGAGAGCTGCAAACAAAACCAATTTATGGAACCCAAAAATGTAACAAAAAACACTAGGTGCACCAACTGGCGGAGTTGGCAGAAGTGCTAGGTTCAATTTCTGCCCTCGCAACATTATTAGATGAACCTTTAAgccctcctttttttctttttgggatacattAAGCCCCCCGTTTCTAAAGAAACGCAACTAACATTCTCATCCCTTTCAGACAAATATTATTTTCATGGAACTAATGTCAAGTAAGGTAGTAAACACCGTATAGCATTAGCTTGTaaatgtttggtttcatgtaCTCATTTCATAAACTCCTAAAGTAGCGGTATTTTAATTTGGGTGATTTAACCATTTGAGCAGAACGTCCGCTACAGCCAGAACTAGAACTTTATTATCGCAAAAAGAGGTAAACAGAGCAGCCTGCAGCCTAGACATTCGGAGAGATTATTTAACAAAATTATTGAATTCAAAACAGTAACATAAAGATGATCTAACAGATCTCCATAAATGAGAAAATGTAGCATTTGTGATACCCTGTAATCCTATCGATACTGAAGAGAAGCTGATATTTCTATTAGCATACCAAAAATGCTATTTCTACAGAAGAGGAAACTGTAGTAAACTGAACGGTTGCTGTGCCGTGAAGTTCTGGTTGCAATACATGTCTTAGCTGAGCTGTACGATGTCATCTAATAATTCAATGTCCACATATGGCGTTCAACTTCACATCCTGTCACTGGCAAAGGGCATAACAAGAAAAAggcttttttcataaaaaaaacaagaaaaaggcTTTCACCCACCTATGACAAGTTGCCATAAAAGCACACAGTAGAAAGTTGTATGAATGCAAATGCAGTATGGAAAAGACAAACGAGAAGTCAGCATAATACATCAACAATAACAATCTTTAGAAATTTAGCTTATCTTCCTTTAAAGTTGTGAAAGTACATAATCACATTACAGCAGACAAATGTGCCTTATCTACATGTAGGCAATTTGGATGCCTCTGCAGAAATATGTGATTGATATATGTACATTAATGAAGTCTAGAGGAAGGTTACATGCAGCATGACACTCAAGCATCAATAAGCAACAGCACCAGAAAATCCATCTCCATCATGAAGCAAGCTCTCTGTTAACCAATAACCATCCCAAGAGCCACCTACCCTCTGTCACCAAGTGGCAGTGACCAATCAGATATACCAACCAACAACAATCTCTATGTGGAATGGGGCAAAAACAAACCTGAACCATGGTAAATTGGAAGATTTCTTCCTCCTCTGGTCGAGAACCTTGTATCCAAACTCTCTGTTTGAATCGGTCCTGTTGGCATGTTCAAATATCATGAAAGAATACAGTaaagtaaaataaataaaatttaaatatttctagATAGGTTTGAAGTTAATATAAACTTACACTGTAggctattaaaatttaaaataatatttcatgCAACAAGAAAAACTGAAATTGAACTTGGAGCAGTGATATACCTCTTTAACCCACAAACTGCTCAAGATCTTCCTTTCCTTGTGACCGAGCAAAACCCTGTAAGTTGAATGGTGAAATATTCGCCTGAAGCGCTCAAACTGCATTGATAAATAAATAGGATGATAGAAGATAAATTTCCATATGTTCACTCAGTCATCACTAACTCGAATAGTAGATAACTAACTGACCTGCCCTAAATCAAAGAATGGGCCAAAGTAGGTCGACCTTTCAAATGGATCAAACCCAGCAAactgaaaaagaaatttataaactTAGTGGATCCGTGAGTTCCATGCAAATGGAAACCAAGAAATGCCAGTACCCAAGAATTCGAACAACATACCCTGTACATGACTTCTATCCCATAGTCTTGACGAGGTTGATCATTGTATTTTAGTGCTTCAAGCTGGCACTGCACTGCTTTTTCTGCACTAAactaatatataaaatcaaactGTATGTATATTACAGAAAGAAAAATACAACAATCTCTACTAGTTTTGCAGTCAGAGTAATACATTCAGCCTTGGGCCAAAAGGCCTTTTCCTGCGAGATTCAAGCCTGCAAAAGAGAAACCAGCACAAACAAAAGCCAATCACAGGAAGCAATAATAAGTTTCAATACAGATAATTTgaagaaaattcaaatttttacaaAATTGATGGATATCTCTGCATGAATCAAACAATGTCTCAAAGGTGGAAAAAAtctatttcagaaaaaaaaaaaaaaaaaatctgctcgAAAGCATTTTAGATTTTGAACAATGTCTTATAGGTGGAAAATGGGGGAAAAAGGAAAGTGTGCAAAATGCTCATCAAAGTAATATCCAAGAAACAAAGTTATGCCAAAGTTTGAAATGTGcaggaaaaagaaaaagcagcaagcaatcatatttttcatgtttGAATAAATAAAGCTATTGTATTAGACTAATCCATGCACATAAAAGCACAATGCATATATCTGTGTATCTATCAACTTTATGACCATCAGGTTCAATAGACTGCCTTTTCATCAGGCTATAACTTTTGCACATTGTCTCCTCTTATTCATTTTTGACTTTTTGTATCATAGAACCTCTTAGTAGATTGCAACATATTGTTTTGTTGCTGTtgtattcaaaataaaaaagctAACGAATAcacaataaataattaatttaaggcTGCCAAGTGCCAATGCTTTAACAAATAGAAAGATGAATTATCATAAATGCATTCCTTTCACTGCGCTAAAAACTGTGAAGGAACTTTTTTAGAGAGAATGGTTTACACTGCAAACGGTAGTATGACCTTCACTAGCAAAGATACTAAGAAGATAAGGTTTAATTTCCTTAAAAACAAAGAAAGCAAAACATACACATGTTCCACATCTTCTTCCATAATAATTACAGTCTCATGGACACGTGCATGCACAGACATACATGAAGAACAAAAAACCAAAACAGGCCAAAAGTCAAGAGATGGTCTCCCTAGTAATGAACAATATGACTCCTAGCCACTCCTTGGCAGCTACAAAGGAATCTTTGTCCCTTTAACAGTGCCACCTCAGTTCCTAGTGATGAGTATAGTACTAATTCTGAGAACTCCACAGCACAACAGGAGATACGACCTTCTAGAGCTCATTACTTCTAAACTAACAACAAATTCCATCAAAATGAGATCACATTAACATACTCCAGAGCTCCTCATTTTGAACGTTCCACATTAGCATTGGCCCAACCCTTCAAATGACTCTCAGGAGAGTTGACAGAGAACCAAACAGCAAGCAGTATTGACCGAGCATCTCCAAAGTTAAATGAGCAAAGACACCGAGAACAAAAGTATGAAAGATTGTTTCAATCATGCTAACACACACGTGCAAACATCATTGGAACCTACAAATCTTCAAAGAGGAATGGTGCAAGTATTATTCTCAGCTTTTTAGATTCTTGATAATTACACACTCCAAATACTAAATTCTTATTTTATCACAAGTACTATCTTCAGTCGAGATAACATACCTTCGGTATAGGTTTAAAAAAAATGGAATAGGAAATACAGCTAATACGAAGACCCATAAACATTTGGGGGACACATGAACTCTAATGCATGAAATCAGATGATCACAAAGAATAGTCTTAGCCAATAATGCATGCAATCAGATGAATAGAAACCTCCCAGATTGGATTTCAACCATTCCAAAGTCGAAGCGGGATTATGAGGAGACGTGAATTATAATAAGCAACCAAGAATCTGAATCCACTTATCCCAGCCTCAATAACTCATGGGCATAATGTAATAGAATTAACAGGGATACAAAGATAACCACAACGTGAATTTTTTCCCTCATGGCTCGGGTGAAACCTAATCACTTTTGCAACATCCAACAACCCTGAACTTCAACATGATAAAGATGAAATCTGATCACACTAAGGTGGCGTTTGGTGCATTATATAGGTAATGTTgctatgataatgtgattgcagaGGGAATGTGATTACCTGATAAAATTACAGAAAATCCTATATTGCAGTGTTTGGTATGTGCAGCAATATTATTGTAAAATTACAGAAAATCCTACACTGCAGTATTTAGTATACAATTTAGATTATATGGAATATAAGCTAATTTTTTCAAAGTACCTCAATCCTTGCTTATTGATCATTATCTATTTTCTAGCGggataacttaattttgagaccaACCATTTTTCATGACATCACccattatattttcttttttattttcaccaACCGGGACTacccataatttattttgatttatgttGATGGAGGTATTTTGGTCGTGAAGTTATCTTGTTGCAAGATTGTAAAATTGTAAGATTACATATAATCACATAGCCACCTCTTCCTAGGCATTCAGATTATCTCTTTTTGAGATAATGCTGCATTACATGTAATGCAGCGTCACCTGTGAAAGTAACGAAACAAACAATATAATCTGATTACCTGTTGTAAAATTATATGTAATCCTGTTAGGATTACATGCTACCAAATGCCCCCTAATTTAGGTTTTCTTGCAACATAACTTGCCAccacatagatttttttttttaatgaaagtaCCAAAGGAAACAATCAGGAgacaaaataattcaaaaaattatataataaaaaagaatttttctACGAACAAAAGATTCCGAAAACCATAGAATAACCGTGCTTGAATGTGTATAAATTCCAAGAAACAAATTCATGGTGCAGATATTTCGTTATTCCTATTATCAGAAGCATCTcgaataaaaaaatagagaataaataaaCACGACAAAATCCTTAATTGTTACAAAAATTTCCAGCAAGGAACCTGCGCCCGGAAATAGACCGTCCCGACAAAATTCGATCAACAAGAACCAAAGATCCAGGTTTCttgtaaatataaaaaaagaaggaagaaagggatGAAATCGAAGAAAGGATGCCGGATGGAATCCAGGTTTAAGAAAGAAAGGGCGAAGTAGACGTGATACCAATCCGATGAGAGAAAATCGGGAACGGGAACGTCCGAGGAAGCTCTGAAACGAGCGGTCGGGGAGAAGGTTTTCGATCGGCCGCCGGCGAAGAGAGAGATTGACCGAGGCGACAACAACGCCATGGATCGGAATCGGACCACCGCCTTTCCCTCCTCTTTCCCTAGACAGAGAACTATTGACTATAAAATGCAACGGTGAAGAAAATAGAGTGGAAATGTTCGTATTTATTTTTGCGAAGGCTCGTCTCCCGGATTATCGTGTCCGTCGGAAAAATGACGATAGAGATTGAAACAAGAGGGAAATGGACGGTCGGATCGCCCTTGCACTCTGTAATGGTATTGTTCCAATAGAATTAACGCAGAGACAAATTCGGCAATTTTGCCCAATCCATAATAGCTATCATGAGTCCTATTGCTAAAGGAAAAGGCCACATCCAATTTCGATCAATAATTTGGAGGTATGGCTAAGTGGCTTAAAGGCAACGATTTGCACGTCTTGATTCTCCTGTGTCTCAACCCCAGATTGACTCTATGCTAAATCAGAAGCTGATTCACCAAGTTTCAGAGGATGAAATTTGGTTGGCCTCGACtaccctctatttttttttctaatattattggCCTTTAATCAGATAAGAGGTAATGAATGCTACTATtgcttttttttgaatttaattaatgagCTCCCTCAATCTTGGACCGGTACGTTTATTATTTTGCTGCCCAAAAAATTGAGTCCACAAACACCCAATGACTTTCGTCCTATTAATCTTCGTAATATTGTTTAAAAAATCATACCTAAGGTTCTTGTTAATCATTTAAAGGATGTCTTGCCATCATTAATTTGTTGTGAGCAGGGGTGTTTTTCTTTCTGATAGGTACATTTCTTCTTCCTTATTGTTAGCCCAAGAGCTCATGCATTCTGTGTCCTAGACCCTTCACAATAGGTGTTTGATGATGTTAAAATTGAATATCGAGAACGTGTATAATAGAGTCCACTAGCAATTCCTTCTTCTAGTGTTGACCCAATTTAGATTTCATCCTACATTTATCAAATGGATTGAACTTTGTGTTACTTCGCCTCAATTTGCTCTACTAGTAAACGGTTTCCTTCTCATTAATTTTCTGTTTCCAGGGACCTTAGACAGGATTGCCCATTAtctctttatttatttcttttgtcTTCTGAGGTCTTCTCCAAAATACTTCATTGTGCTGTTCAAAATATTTTGCTGAAAGTTTATACACCTCCTAGGGGTCCTAACTTTTCTCATTTGATTTATACGGATAATTGCTTATTGGTTGCTCATGCAACTCTTAGGGATGCAATTTGTTTAGTTGCTCTCAATGATGCTTACTATTATCACTCTGATTAGCTTGTCAATTATGACAAATCGTATCTCAATTGCAGCCCTATTATTCCCCTTAGAGTTAAAACCAATATACTTAATTTGTTACATATTAAGAAAAAACTTTCTGTTTGGCAGTATTTAGGTTTGCCACTAGTGGGCAAATAATTATCCAACTCTGACTTTCAACCTTTGATTAGCAAGATTACTAATAGAATAGTAGTgtggaaataaaaaattttgtcctTGACTGATTGAGCTATTTTATTGCAAGCTGTGTTGTCCTCCATTCCTCTCCATACTTTGATTTTTATTTCTGTTCCTCTGACTATTatttagggtgcatttggttagtcattaaaaatttttttttttattttttgatttttaaaaagtaaaaataaaaaagcaatgtttggtaacatcatgaaaagtaaaaagtaaaaattaaaataattaaaataattactttatatgcaagcaatttgtttttactttttaaaatttaaatttttactttttttgcttccgcacatctaaaatgtcaaatcaaaaagtaaagagcccgaACTCTTCTCCTTCGTCGAGCTTTTCACCTCCCCACCCTCTTCTCCCTCCCTTCTTGAATCCTTCTCTCTCTCGAACTCTTCACCTGCCGTCCCCAAATATTGCTTTTTGCTTGGTAGCAACGTAGTTAtcaaacatactttttacttttttgcttttactcaataataaaaataaaaaaaaataaaaaatattttttaaaaatcaaaaatcaaaaagtgtaaccaaacgcacccttatAAAATCGAAAAAGAGTTTTGGACTTTTTTGTGGGTCATCCTTCTGATAGGCATGGCTTCCATCAAATAGCTAGGGATCATATTTGCCTATCTAAATATCAGGGAGGGTTGAGGCTTCAATCTTTAGTTGAACGTATATATTATAGTTTATATAAGTTAGTTGCTCATATTATATTGAATTCTAACTACTCTCTTTGGGCTCAGTTAGTATATTCTAAATATCAATTTTTTGGTTCTTAGTTGTATTATCATAAATCTAGACATTGCTCCATTATGTGGGCAAAAAATTATGATGTTGCTCGTGAGGTACATTTTAAATTTCAATGGTTTATATGTTCTGATGAATTGGTCAATGTTTACACGGACCCATGGATTTCTATGCTTCCCATTACTATATGACCTGCTTATCTaaatataaataagtattatgcTGATATAATCGTTAATCAACTTATTACTGAAGGTAGAACCTGAAATGTTGATCGTTTGTTAACATTGTTTCGCCCGATCAGCTTATTTGGGGCCCAAGAAAATTGCCACAGGTTTCACCCAAGGAGTTATCTAATCCTTTTTTCCTCCCAACTGAGTGTTGTAATTGATTTTACTTGTGCTTGGATTTGGAAGTTACCTCTTCCCCCTCGGGTCTAGACTTTTTGGTGGCGGCCTGGCTAAGGCAGGTTACCATGTAAAGAACTCTTTAGGCCTTAGCTCGTTTTAATGTTATCCCATCGCACCAACAAATTTGTGATTTCTGCTCTTCTTATACTGAAGATACTAATCATGTCATTGTTTCTTGTACTTTTGCCCAAGAGTGCTGGCAATAGTTATGCAGTATTACCA
Protein-coding regions in this window:
- the LOC105042277 gene encoding uncharacterized protein isoform X2, which translates into the protein MALLSPRSISLFAGGRSKTFSPTARFRASSDVPVPDFLSSDWLESRRKRPFGPRLNFSAEKAVQCQLEALKYNDQPRQDYGIEVMYRFAGFDPFERSTYFGPFFDLGQFERFRRIFHHSTYRVLLGHKERKILSSLWVKERVWIQGSRPEEEEIFQFTMVQRVGGSWDGYWLTESLLHDGDGFSGAVAY
- the LOC105042277 gene encoding uncharacterized protein isoform X1; its protein translation is MALLSPRSISLFAGGRSKTFSPTARFRASSDVPVPDFLSSDWLESRRKRPFGPRLNFSAEKAVQCQLEALKYNDQPRQDYGIEVMYRFAGFDPFERSTYFGPFFDLGQFERFRRIFHHSTYRVLLGHKERKILSSLWVKEDRFKQRVWIQGSRPEEEEIFQFTMVQRVGGSWDGYWLTESLLHDGDGFSGAVAY